AGATCGGTTCTACTCCCTTAAACGGGGCGCCTCTTCCACGCAGTTGAGTCTGTTTAGACTCGCAAAAATCGTGCTGCCTGGCAAACATTAAAGTTTGCCATGCTGATCGTTTTCAGCTGGAAAAGCATACCTCATCTAGTCTTACAGCGAACGAAATTCTTTCAAGATTTCATATCGAATTGCCGACGAACTAATCCGCTTTTTTGACAAACTGAACGCATTAGGAAAGGTTGCTACCTGCTAGCTTAACCAGAAGGAAAAGTTTACCGAACGCCTCATTACGCCGAGCTGGCTGTTGAGCAACCAGGACGGACGTTGCGAAAACGCCTCATCCAGACGGTCGCAGCCTACGATTACGCCGCCCGGGCGTTTGGCAATGGTTAAGAACCGCCCAGGCTATTTCGCTGGCAGCTACCGCCACCGCTGATAGCGAAGCAGGCCGGTTTGCCACTTTCGATCTTTTCCCGCCCGGCCAATGCTGGAATCTGGACAGTTGGGAGCTAGTCCCGCGTAAGAAGTAGGCCCCGGCTAACCCTCGGCGGCCACAGCCTGGCGGATCGCTTCCGAGGTGCTCATTGGCTGATGCGGGAAGCGGCTCAGGGCCCGGTTGTCACGAACGACCGTTGGGTTGCGCAGGCCTTCAATCAAATGCCGGCCAACATCGGCGCTGGTCGGCGTGACCAACCCCAGCCAAAGACTCGAAAGATAAGGAGTCAAAAGCGGCACACTGATCAACAGTCGCCGCAGGTTTCGCTCTTTCGCGTACATTTGAATCAACTGGCCATAGGTCACCACATCCTGGCTACCGATCTCGAACAATTCACTTTGCTCGGCCGGAAGATCGATCGCCTGGTGGAGGTAGCTCAACACATCGTCGGTGGCGATCGGTTGCGTTGGTGTCGAGAGCCAGCGCGGGCAGATCATCATCGGCAATCGCTGCGTGAGCGAACGAATCAGTTCGTACGACAAACTGCCAGGGCCCAGCACAATCGAAGCCCGCAGTTCGATCGTCGGAACACCACTGTTTCGGAAGATCTCGCCCACTTCATGGCGGCTTCGCAGATGGGGGGACAACTCAGGATCGTTTTCGTCTCCAAGCCCGCCCAGGTAGATGATTCTTGAGACCCCTTCGTCCTGGGCCACTTTTGCAAATCCTTCAGCAGCGATGCGATCGCTTTGCTGGAAGTCGGTTCCATTGCCCATGCCATGGATCAGATAGAACGCAACATCGACCCCTTTTAATGCCTGGCGAACGGTAGGCGAGTGCATGACGTCCCCTTCGACCGCATCGATGCGATCGCGAAACGACGCAGGAACCCGACCCCGATCGCGGACCAGACAGCGAACGGCGTGCGTTTCGAGAATCCGCGGTATCAATCGGCTTCCGATGTAACCGGTAGCACCGGTCACGAGCACGGTTTTGCGGATCGAACCAGCAGTTTCATCGTCCAGGGGCATCATAGAACTTCGTTTTTTGGCTTATCCAAGTTGTGTCAGGTTCGATTCTACGGTTCCACCGACTTAGCCGGAAACAGTTTCTTTGCTTACTTCTATCAACCGCGATGTTTCATTTTTCGTCACCCGATGCCAACACGGTCG
This genomic interval from Bremerella sp. JC817 contains the following:
- a CDS encoding NAD(P)H-binding protein, with the translated sequence MMPLDDETAGSIRKTVLVTGATGYIGSRLIPRILETHAVRCLVRDRGRVPASFRDRIDAVEGDVMHSPTVRQALKGVDVAFYLIHGMGNGTDFQQSDRIAAEGFAKVAQDEGVSRIIYLGGLGDENDPELSPHLRSRHEVGEIFRNSGVPTIELRASIVLGPGSLSYELIRSLTQRLPMMICPRWLSTPTQPIATDDVLSYLHQAIDLPAEQSELFEIGSQDVVTYGQLIQMYAKERNLRRLLISVPLLTPYLSSLWLGLVTPTSADVGRHLIEGLRNPTVVRDNRALSRFPHQPMSTSEAIRQAVAAEG